From a single Candidatus Eremiobacteraceae bacterium genomic region:
- a CDS encoding ATP-dependent DNA helicase produces the protein MIAPDKHATASAQQRSVMGHPLTAPALVDAGAGTGKTFTIVERVAQLNDDPSAGCPASSILLLTFSKKAAAELRGRIMNRLGPGVEPPECATFHAFALSLLKEHGFELDLSPDSTLINEIDARVEFWHAFDDMIRGAVRGDAASFALRFFVVDQVRTALFDICQRLRDRGESIAAFRDRALAAADAFGANPCRKIFKVGKTRQLIAEIGDRAFERELGEERARVEAAAGLFARYDERLRDRNALTYADLLNIAHDMIVKRPDIGRSLRGRFRHCIVDEYQDTDPRQIRLLEAMFGEGCERVMVVGDPRQTIYGFRGIDPLNLALFGRKPACVTFALTENRRSRQEILDLAHSVIGSHFEDREPLQATRGEADTPVVHAASHWGLVGGEPPNAARTRELEAQWVGAKIVELLASGRSVERQDRPGEFEPLAPRHIAILSRRKTKLQPLIEALNACDVPFRQYGGAGFYEAPEVLDALAWLRLVTDPLDDAAAARVLSSPSVGLSDASIAALCGDMRIEGSHLSSRAVVEDLPDSFDADARNRLDRFRRTIDALEEFGGAPLVIAWEAVVDRASLLLTADTRSGHRSDQARANVEKLSAMVRSFAERNPGSRAADFDQYVRELSLAEADDQEADPPSADAINVMTIHAAKGLEWPVVFVIDVWPQMPPDYAAVRLDPRSGALLAGEGPDLKRPFHTTYVDLAADAGGLTSGERERDLEREREERRLFYVALTRARDELFVSGFRRPASGKNPDGKVHEFLEHALSWIKRRGWKTLDEPARTGARFVRSSPAVSAAPLPVGDFVLERAIRPQVEVPALSFSSISQFEQCPRSVTYRLAYGLPGFGRSASTADDADPQELDASERSRDSLLSAGTYGDLVHRALETWGRAQGRSPAAYIDAAIRDLALEPSRAERDRATASVEAVMAALAGWKPVRVEAPFTLDVGGVEVTGFIDLIADDPTGGRLIIDYKTGITAIEHYALQLALYRIAASRAYGEDIASCAILRIGAGGVSLERVDLPDDDTVRAEVEAVAAGIRNADLTAKAGPQCATCPYRAAPCMDFAAPAPQQISLLPN, from the coding sequence ATGATCGCGCCGGATAAACACGCGACCGCCTCCGCGCAACAACGATCGGTCATGGGACACCCGCTCACCGCCCCGGCGCTCGTCGATGCCGGCGCGGGCACGGGGAAGACGTTCACGATCGTCGAGCGCGTGGCGCAGCTGAATGATGATCCTTCCGCCGGCTGCCCCGCCTCGTCGATCCTGCTTCTGACGTTCTCGAAGAAGGCGGCGGCCGAGCTGCGTGGGCGGATCATGAACCGGTTGGGGCCGGGGGTCGAGCCGCCCGAATGCGCCACCTTCCACGCCTTCGCGTTGTCGCTGCTCAAAGAGCATGGCTTCGAACTCGATCTTTCGCCCGATAGCACGCTCATCAACGAGATCGACGCGCGGGTCGAGTTCTGGCATGCTTTCGACGATATGATCCGCGGCGCGGTGCGCGGCGATGCGGCATCGTTTGCGCTCCGGTTCTTCGTCGTCGATCAGGTCCGGACGGCGCTCTTCGACATCTGCCAGCGGCTGCGCGATCGCGGCGAGTCGATCGCCGCGTTTCGCGACCGCGCGCTCGCCGCCGCCGACGCGTTCGGCGCGAACCCGTGTCGCAAGATCTTCAAGGTCGGCAAGACGCGACAGTTGATCGCCGAGATCGGCGATCGCGCGTTCGAGCGCGAGCTCGGTGAGGAGCGGGCTCGCGTCGAAGCCGCGGCCGGCCTGTTCGCGCGCTACGATGAACGCCTGCGCGATCGCAACGCGCTCACGTATGCCGACTTGCTCAACATCGCGCACGACATGATCGTGAAGCGGCCGGACATCGGACGATCGCTGCGCGGCCGCTTCCGCCATTGCATCGTCGACGAGTATCAAGACACGGACCCGCGCCAGATCCGTCTGCTCGAGGCGATGTTCGGCGAGGGCTGCGAACGCGTGATGGTCGTCGGCGACCCTCGTCAGACGATCTACGGATTCCGCGGGATCGATCCGCTCAATCTCGCTCTCTTCGGCCGAAAGCCGGCCTGCGTCACGTTCGCGCTCACCGAGAACAGACGCTCGCGGCAAGAGATCCTCGATCTCGCGCACTCGGTCATCGGATCGCATTTCGAGGATCGCGAGCCGCTCCAGGCGACGCGCGGTGAAGCGGATACTCCGGTCGTCCATGCCGCAAGCCATTGGGGGTTGGTCGGCGGCGAGCCGCCGAACGCCGCGCGGACGCGCGAGCTCGAGGCGCAATGGGTCGGGGCGAAGATCGTCGAGCTGTTGGCGAGCGGACGGAGCGTCGAACGCCAAGACCGGCCCGGCGAGTTCGAACCGCTCGCGCCGCGCCACATCGCGATCTTGAGCCGGCGCAAGACGAAGCTCCAGCCGCTCATCGAGGCGCTCAACGCGTGCGACGTGCCGTTCCGCCAGTACGGCGGCGCAGGTTTCTACGAGGCGCCGGAGGTGCTCGACGCACTCGCGTGGCTGCGGCTCGTGACCGATCCGCTCGACGATGCGGCCGCCGCTCGCGTCCTCTCCTCACCGTCGGTCGGCCTCTCCGATGCCTCGATCGCCGCGCTGTGCGGCGACATGCGCATCGAGGGTTCGCACCTCTCGAGCAGAGCCGTCGTCGAAGACCTTCCCGACTCGTTCGATGCCGATGCACGTAACCGGCTCGACCGGTTCCGCCGCACGATCGATGCGCTCGAGGAGTTCGGCGGCGCACCGCTCGTCATCGCCTGGGAAGCGGTCGTCGATCGCGCCAGCCTGCTGCTGACCGCCGACACACGGTCGGGCCACCGCAGCGATCAGGCGCGCGCGAACGTCGAAAAGCTGTCCGCGATGGTGCGCTCGTTCGCCGAACGCAATCCCGGCTCGCGCGCTGCGGACTTTGACCAATACGTTCGCGAGCTGAGTTTGGCCGAGGCCGACGATCAAGAAGCGGATCCGCCATCCGCCGATGCGATCAATGTCATGACCATTCACGCGGCGAAAGGGCTCGAATGGCCGGTCGTGTTCGTCATCGACGTCTGGCCGCAGATGCCGCCGGATTACGCCGCCGTACGCCTCGATCCGAGGAGCGGGGCGCTGCTCGCCGGCGAGGGGCCGGACCTCAAACGGCCGTTCCACACGACGTACGTCGACCTTGCCGCGGATGCGGGCGGTTTGACGTCGGGCGAGCGGGAGCGCGACCTCGAGCGCGAGCGCGAGGAACGTCGGCTGTTCTACGTCGCCCTTACGCGAGCGCGCGACGAGCTATTCGTCAGCGGCTTTCGACGACCAGCGTCCGGCAAGAACCCCGATGGCAAAGTCCATGAGTTCTTGGAGCACGCGCTCTCGTGGATCAAGCGGCGAGGCTGGAAGACGCTCGACGAACCGGCTCGCACCGGCGCGCGTTTCGTCCGCTCATCGCCGGCCGTGTCCGCTGCGCCATTGCCGGTCGGCGATTTCGTGCTCGAACGCGCCATTCGGCCTCAGGTCGAAGTACCGGCGCTCTCGTTCTCATCGATCTCGCAGTTCGAGCAATGCCCGCGTTCGGTGACGTACCGGCTCGCGTACGGTCTGCCCGGATTTGGCCGTTCGGCTTCGACAGCTGACGATGCCGATCCGCAGGAGCTGGACGCCTCGGAACGGTCGCGCGATTCGCTGCTTTCTGCCGGCACGTACGGCGATCTCGTCCACCGGGCGCTTGAGACCTGGGGCCGCGCGCAAGGTCGATCGCCGGCCGCGTACATCGACGCTGCGATCCGCGATCTCGCGCTCGAACCGTCGCGCGCCGAGCGCGATCGCGCCACGGCAAGCGTCGAGGCGGTCATGGCCGCGCTCGCGGGTTGGAAGCCGGTGCGCGTCGAGGCGCCGTTCACACTCGACGTCGGCGGCGTCGAGGTGACCGGCTTCATCGATCTCATCGCGGACGATCCAACCGGCGGGCGCCTCATCATCGATTATAAAACCGGCATCACCGCGATAGAGCACTACGCTCTTCAACTGGCGCTCTATCGCATCGCTGCATCGAGGGCGTACGGCGAAGACATCGCATCGTGCGCCATCCTGCGGATCGGCGCGGGCGGCGTGAGCCTCGAGCGCGTCGATCTGCCGGACGATGATACGGTGCGCGCAGAGGTCGAGGCCGTCGCGGCCGGGATCCGCAACGCTGACCTCACCGCTAAGGCCGGACCGCAGTGCGCGACGTGTCCGTATCGCGCGGCACCGTGCATGGACTTCGCCGCCCCTGCTCCTCAACAGATCTCTTTACTGCCCAACTAA